From the Riemerella anatipestifer genome, one window contains:
- a CDS encoding IS982-like element ISRa1 family transposase, whose amino-acid sequence MNNIEQIYERILEVLGLFSENQLISYQRRTPKMSDLEVISLNITAEYLSIDSELQFFRKLPNSLINKIERSVYNKRKRRLSLQTEQIRQRISMEFNEFEDIFIVDSMPMKVCENARSTRSKICKEQSYSSPTYGYCASQKLYFYGYKLHAVCSLNGVIKNFDISPASVHDIHYLKDIGEQMRNCTLIGDRGYLSAKVQIDLFNYANIKLDTPMRSNQKDYIPQFSLYKKKRKRIEIFFSQLCDQFMIKRNYAKTFEGFKTRIISKITAATVIQYINKFIFQRKLNHLKISII is encoded by the coding sequence ATGAACAACATAGAGCAAATATATGAAAGAATTTTGGAAGTTTTAGGACTTTTTTCAGAAAATCAACTGATTAGTTATCAGAGAAGAACACCTAAAATGAGCGATTTAGAAGTCATAAGTCTTAATATTACTGCTGAATACTTGAGTATTGATAGCGAATTACAGTTCTTTAGAAAATTGCCAAACTCTCTGATAAACAAAATTGAAAGAAGTGTTTACAATAAGCGAAAACGAAGACTATCCCTACAAACAGAGCAAATTAGACAGCGTATTTCGATGGAGTTCAATGAGTTTGAAGATATTTTTATCGTTGATAGCATGCCAATGAAAGTTTGTGAAAACGCTCGTTCTACTCGTTCAAAAATTTGTAAAGAGCAATCCTATTCTTCACCAACATATGGTTATTGTGCTTCACAGAAATTATATTTCTATGGCTATAAACTACACGCAGTATGTTCTTTAAATGGTGTGATTAAGAATTTTGATATAAGCCCTGCATCCGTTCACGACATCCACTATTTAAAAGATATTGGTGAGCAAATGCGAAACTGTACTTTAATTGGAGATAGAGGCTATTTATCAGCAAAAGTTCAAATAGATTTATTTAACTATGCTAATATTAAATTAGATACACCAATGAGAAGTAATCAGAAAGATTATATTCCTCAATTTTCATTGTACAAGAAAAAGCGAAAACGAATTGAGATATTTTTCTCTCAACTTTGCGACCAATTTATGATTAAAAGAAACTATGCTAAAACTTTTGAAGGCTTTAAAACAAGGATAATCAGTAAAATAACCGCCGCAACGGTTATTCAATATATCAATAAATTTATCTTCCAAAGAAAATTAAATCATCTAAAAATCAGTATTATTTAA
- a CDS encoding virulence factor, producing the protein MYAILFELDTNCLNDNYEGNTYHNSYKLVNDFMIENGFTWKQGSVYFGGANIDAVTCVLVVQKLSKKYPWFSNCVKDVRMLRIEENNDLLPAIS; encoded by the coding sequence ATGTATGCTATTTTATTTGAGTTAGATACTAATTGTTTAAATGATAATTATGAGGGAAATACTTATCATAATTCGTACAAGTTAGTAAATGATTTTATGATTGAAAACGGTTTCACTTGGAAGCAAGGAAGTGTTTACTTTGGTGGAGCTAATATTGACGCTGTGACTTGCGTTTTAGTAGTTCAGAAATTATCCAAAAAATACCCTTGGTTTTCTAATTGTGTAAAAGATGTAAGAATGTTAAGGATAGAAGAAAATAATGATTTATTACCTGCTATATCCTAA
- a CDS encoding virulence-associated protein — MYAITFDMVISDLEKYYGKPYNNAYYEISNILQEFGFFRTQGSVYLNNNSDMANLMEAIQTLSEVEWFANSVRDIRGFRVEDWSNFTKLVKRKATN; from the coding sequence ATGTACGCGATAACTTTTGATATGGTTATCTCTGATTTGGAGAAATATTATGGGAAACCCTATAACAATGCTTACTATGAAATTTCAAATATTTTGCAAGAGTTTGGATTTTTCAGAACGCAAGGGAGTGTTTACTTAAATAATAATTCTGATATGGCTAATCTTATGGAAGCTATACAAACACTTTCAGAGGTGGAATGGTTTGCAAATTCAGTTAGGGATATAAGGGGATTTAGAGTAGAAGACTGGAGTAATTTTACAAAGCTAGTAAAAAGAAAGGCGACTAATTAA
- a CDS encoding type II toxin-antitoxin system RelE/ParE family toxin encodes MHEIIWSNRAEQKYNEELLYWLNRNQSNEYPLKIINEVDRVEKILINNPYIGRVTDVKDIRFFPILRKFLLYYQVTENIIHILAFINADTNERL; translated from the coding sequence ATGCACGAAATAATTTGGTCAAATAGGGCAGAACAAAAATATAACGAGGAGCTTCTATATTGGCTCAACAGAAATCAATCTAATGAATATCCTCTTAAAATAATCAATGAGGTAGATAGAGTAGAAAAAATTCTGATTAACAATCCCTATATCGGAAGGGTCACAGATGTTAAAGACATTAGATTTTTTCCTATACTTAGAAAGTTTTTGTTGTATTATCAAGTTACTGAAAACATTATCCATATCTTAGCCTTTATCAATGCTGACACAAATGAGCGTTTATAA